The genomic segment TGTTCGGCATCACCGGGCTGGATAGCCACCCGGAATTGCAATACACGCCGTTCACGCCGGCGATCCCCAAGCTGCTGCAAAACAGTGAGAATATTTTCAGCGTTGTCGGCAAGCAGGACATTCTGCTGCTGCATCCTTACGAGTCGTTCACGCCTGTGGTCGACCTTCTGCGCGAGGCCGCCAAGGATCCTTGTGTGCTGGCGGTCAAACAGACGCTGTATCGCTCCGGCGCCAACTCGGAAATCGTCGACGCGCTGGTTGAAGCGGCGCGTAACGGCAAAGAAGTCACGGCGGTGATCGAGCTGCGGGCGCGCTTCGACGAGGAGTCCAACCTGCAGCTGGCGAGCCGACTCCAGCAGGCCGGTGCTGTGGTGATCTACGGCGTGGTCGGCTACAAGACCCACGCCAAGATGATGCTGATCCTGCGCCGCGAAAATGGCGAATTGCGGCGCTATGCGCATCTCGGGACCGGCAACTACCACGCCGGCAATGCCCGGCTGTACACCGATTACAGTCTGCTGACCTCGGATGATGCGCTCTGTGAAGACGTGTCCAAACTGTTCAGTCAGTTAATCGGCATGGGCAAGACCATGCGCATGAAGAAACTGCTGCATGCGCCGTTCACCCTGAAGAAAGCGCTGCTCGATATGATCGCCCAGGAAACCCAGCAGGCCAGCGAAGGCAAGCCGGCGCATATCATCCTCAAGATCAACTCGCTGACCGACGCGAAGATGATTCGTGCCTTGTACAAGGCCAGTCAGACCGGCGTGCGGATCGACCTGATCGTGCGAGGAATGTGCTGCTTACGTCCGGGCGTGGTTGGTGTTTCGCACAACATTCAAGTGCGTTCGATCATAGGTCGCTTCCTCGAGCACAGCCGAGTCTTCTACTTTCTCAACGGTGGCGACGAAAAGCTCTATCTGTCCAGCGCCGACTGGATGGAGCGTAATCTGGACCGTCGGGTAGAAACGTGCTTTCCAGTAGAGGGCAAGAAGCTGATCACGCGGGTGAAAAAGGAGTTGGAAGGCTTCCTCACCGATAATACGCAGAGCTGGGTGCTGCAGTCCGATGGCGGTTACCTGCGCAACAGCCCGAGTGGCAACCAGAACCCGCGTAACGTTCAGAACGCGCTGTTGGAGCGCCTAGGCAGCCCTACCGCACGCTGACCAGTCACGGTGCGCTTGCCGGCTGCGTGCGGTTCGGCCTGCAAGGCGCACTCAGCGCACCGTTAGGGTGAAGTCGATCCGATTCAGCCACTCAGCCTCCAAGGCGAAGTCGGCCTGGGTCAGCGGATTGTTTTCCAGCCAGCCTTCAGGGAAAGCCACGTCGAGACTGTTGTCGCCGGCTTTGAGCGTGAACGCTGGCGCCTGCTGCGGCCCGCGGATGTGATGGAACAGGATAGCGAAGCGCAGCAGCACGCAGAGCCGGGTAAGCTTCACGCCGTCTTCGCTCAGCTCTTCGAACTTCTGGCTCGGTATGTTGCGGCGATGGCCGCGCACGAGTAGGGCGAGCATTTGCTGGTCCTGACGAGAAAAGCCTGGAAGATCGGAGTGCTCGATCAGGTAGGCGCCGTGCTTGTGGTAGTGATAGTGCGCGATATCCAGACCCACTTCGTGAATCCGCGCAGCCCAGCGCAGCAACTCACGGTGCCAGTCCTCGTCCAGGCCCCAGTCGGACGACACTTGGTCGAGCGCTTCCAGCGCCTTGCTTTCGACCCGCGCCGCCTGCTCGATATCGACGTGATAACGCTCCATGAGAAAACTAAGGGTACGATCGCGGATATCTTCATGGTGATGACGGCCGATGAGGTCGTAGAGCACGCCTTCACGCAGTGCGCCTTCGGAATGAGCCATGCTGGTGAGCTCCAGCGCATCGAAGATCGCTTCGAGGATGGCCAGGCCTGCCGGAAAGATGGCTCGACGATCCGGCTTGATGCCGTCCATGTCGAGCTTGTCCACCTCGCCCAGCTTGAAGAGTTTGCGCTTGAGCCAGCCAAGCCCTTCGCTGGTGACTTGGCCACTGCTCAGCCCGGCGCCCTTGATTGCGAGACCGATAGCGCGGATGGTGCCGGACGCACCCACCGCATCCTGCCAGCCGAGCCGGCGCAAACCGTGCTCGATACTCATCAGCTCCAGCCGTGCTGCCGTATAGGCCTGGGCGTAGCGCGCGGCGGTAATCTTGCCATCACGGAAGAAGCGCTGAGTGAAACTCACGCAGCCCATCTGCAGGCTTTCGCGTAGCAGCGAGTCAAATCCCTGGCCGACAATGTACTCGGTGCTGCCGCCGCCGATGTCGACCACCAACCGCTTGCCGGCGGCCGACGGGAAGGTGTGCGATACGCCAAGATAGATCAGGCGTGCCTCCTCGCGGCCGGAAATCACTTCCACCTGATGATCGAGGATCGCCTCGGCCTGACGGATGAATTGCGCACGATTGCGGGCTTCCCGCAGGGCATTGGTGCCCACCACACGTACCGTTCCCTGAGGCAGGTGATTGACCAACTGCGCGAAACGGCGCAAACAGTCGAGACCACGCTGCATGGCGTCATCGTCGAGCATCCGGTTTTCATCGATGCCTGCGGCCAGCTGGACCTTCTCACCGAGCCGCTCGATGATGCGCATTTCGCCGTTGCTAGTGCGGGCCAGCACCATGTGAAAGCTGTTCGATCCGAGATCGAGGGCGGCGATCATCGGAGAAGGTTCGGCGGCTGGTGGGCGCATGGGGCAGTCTCTGTGCAAAACCCCGACATCCTGACATGATCATCGACATTCGCCAACGCACAACGTCCATACGAAGCGTCCGGTTATCGGTCCCACAGCTTGCGACCCGTTGCCATTCGGCGATTGTCCAAGTGACAGGCTGCGGCTTTCGGTCCGCACCAAGCCGGGCTATGATGGCATCACTTTCTGTTTTGACCCTGGAGAAAATCCATGAGCGAATACATCAATAATGTCAGCGACAGCAGTTTCGAGCAGGACGTGCTCCAGGCAGATGGTCCTGTGCTGGTCGATTACTGGGCTGAGTGGTGTGGCCCGTGCAAGATGATCGCTCCTGTGCTCGACGAGATTGCCAAGGAATATGAGGGTAAGCTCAAAGTCTGCAAACTGAACATTGACGAGAACCAGGAAACTCCGCCGAAGTATGGCGTTCGCGGCATTCCTACTCTGATGCTGTTCAAGAACGGTAATGTCGAAGCCACCAAGGTAGGCGCTCTATCGAAGTCGCAGCTGGCTGCATTTCTCGACAGCAATATCTGAGTCAACGCTCCGTTTTAAAAAGCCCTCGCTAATGCGGGGGCTTTTTTTAACTGCAGAGTGGACGCTTCGTCTGAGCAGTGCTAAATTCGGATTCGCGACGCTTCTTCCGTCGCCCTCTGCATGCCGTCGCCGACGCACTTCCGCCTCATAAAGCACAACGAACTCCGTTCGTCTCTTGCTGCGCGGCTTCTCAAGCTAATCGCTTTCTTCATCCCTTCTGACTCTTTCTATGAATCTGACCGAACTTAAGCAAAAGCCCATCACCGAACTGCTGGAAATGGCCGAAGAGATGGGCATCGACAACATGGCCCGTTCGCGCAAGCAGGACGTGATTTTCTCGCTGCTGAAAAAGCACGCCAAAAGCGGTGAGGAAATCTCCGGTGATGGCGTGCTGGAGATTCTCCAGGATGGCTTCGGCTTCCTGCGCTCCGCGGATTCTTCCTATCTCGCCGGACCAGACGACATTTATGTCTCGCCGAGCCAGATTCGCCGCTTCAACCTGCGTACCGGCGACACCATTGTCGGCAAGATCCGGCCACCGAAAGAGGGCGAGCGCTACTTCGCGCTGCTCAAGGTCGACACGATCAACTTTGATCGGCCGGAAAACGCCAAGAACAAGATTTTGTTCGAGAACCTGACGCCTCTTTTCGCCAACAAGCGGTTGACGATGGAAGCCGGTAACGGCTCCACCGAAGACCTGACTGGACGGGTGATCGACCTCTGCGCGCCGATCGGCAAGGGTCAGCGCGGCCTCATCGTCGCGCCGCCGAAAGCGGGCAAGACCATCATGCTGCAGAACATCGCCAGCAATATCACCCGCAATAACCCCGAGTGCCATCTGATCGTCCTGCTGATCGACGAGCGCCCGGAAGAAGTGACCGAGATGCAGCGTACCGTGCGCGGTGAAGTGGTTGCCTCCACCTTCGACGAGCCGCCGACCCGCCACGTGCAGGTCGCCGAAATGGTGATCGAGAAGGCCAAGCGCCTGGTCGAGCACAAGAAGGACGTGGTCATCCTGCTGGATTCCATCACTCGTCTGGCGCGCGCCTACAACACCGTGATCCCGAGCTCCGGCAAAGTGCTGACCGGTGGTGTCGATGCCCATGCCCTGGAGAAGCCCAAGCGTTTCTTCGGTGCGGCGCGCAACATCGAGGAAGGCGGCAGCCTGACCATCCTCGCGACCGCGCTGGTTGAAACCGGCTCGAAGATGGACGAGGTGATCTACGAGGAATTCAAGGGCACCGGTAACCTCGAGTTGCAGCTGGATCGCCGCATCGCCGAGAAGCGTGTGTTCCCGGCAATCAACATCAACCGTTCCGGCACCCGTCGCGAAGAGTTGCTGACCAGTGAGGAAGAGCTTCAGCGCATCTGGATCCTGCGCAAGCTGCTGCACCCGATGGACGAAAGCGCTGCCATCGAGTTCCTGCTCGACAAGCTCAAGGACACCAAGACCAACGATGAATTCTTCATGTCCATGAAGCGCAAGTAAGCGTCCGGTCGTTACCGCCGAGGCCGGGGAAACCCGGCCTTTGTCTGTCTGCAGGTTTCGGAATCGTCGGCGCGAAGGCTAAACTCTGCGCCCCGAAACCTGCTGGCCATGCGAGGCTCAAGCATGCAGTACCGCGATTTGCGCGACTTTATCAGCGGCCTGGAACAGCGCGGTGAACTCAAGCGCGTTTCGACAGCCGTCTCTCCTATTCTGGAAATGACCGAGATTTGCGATCGCACGCTGCGCAAGCAGGGTCCCGCGTTGCTGTTCGAGAACCCGACCGGCTTCGACATGCCGGTTCTCGGCAATCTTTTTGGCACGCCCAAGCGAGTCGCATTGGGAATGGGCGCCGAGGAGGTGTCGGAGTTGCGCGAGATCGGCAAGCTGCTGGCCTTTCTCAAGGAACCGGAGCCGCCGAAGGGGCTCAAGGATGCCTGGAGCAAGCTGCCGATTTACAAGAAAGTCATCAGCATGGC from the Stutzerimonas stutzeri genome contains:
- the rho gene encoding transcription termination factor Rho; amino-acid sequence: MNLTELKQKPITELLEMAEEMGIDNMARSRKQDVIFSLLKKHAKSGEEISGDGVLEILQDGFGFLRSADSSYLAGPDDIYVSPSQIRRFNLRTGDTIVGKIRPPKEGERYFALLKVDTINFDRPENAKNKILFENLTPLFANKRLTMEAGNGSTEDLTGRVIDLCAPIGKGQRGLIVAPPKAGKTIMLQNIASNITRNNPECHLIVLLIDERPEEVTEMQRTVRGEVVASTFDEPPTRHVQVAEMVIEKAKRLVEHKKDVVILLDSITRLARAYNTVIPSSGKVLTGGVDAHALEKPKRFFGAARNIEEGGSLTILATALVETGSKMDEVIYEEFKGTGNLELQLDRRIAEKRVFPAININRSGTRREELLTSEEELQRIWILRKLLHPMDESAAIEFLLDKLKDTKTNDEFFMSMKRK
- the ppk1 gene encoding polyphosphate kinase 1, whose translation is MTTQGLSESELQLASAGEAPLPPELSQEAEKVEDVPAPPPVQPVPNLDDNSLYIHRELSQLQFNIRVLEQALDESYPLLERLKFLLIFSSNLDEFFEIRVAGLKKQVTFAREQAGADGLQPHQALARISDLVHEQVNRQYSILNEVLLPELAKHQVRFIRRRHWTTKIKTWVRRYFRDEIAPIITPIGLDPTHPFPLLVNKSLNFIVELEGIDAFGRDSGLAIIPAPRLLPRVIRVPEEVGGPGANYVFLSSMIHAHADDLFHGMKVKGCYQFRLTRNADLSVDTEDVEDLARALRGELISRRYGDAVRLEVVDTCPSHLADFLLKQFSLSESELYRVNGPVNLTRLFGITGLDSHPELQYTPFTPAIPKLLQNSENIFSVVGKQDILLLHPYESFTPVVDLLREAAKDPCVLAVKQTLYRSGANSEIVDALVEAARNGKEVTAVIELRARFDEESNLQLASRLQQAGAVVIYGVVGYKTHAKMMLILRRENGELRRYAHLGTGNYHAGNARLYTDYSLLTSDDALCEDVSKLFSQLIGMGKTMRMKKLLHAPFTLKKALLDMIAQETQQASEGKPAHIILKINSLTDAKMIRALYKASQTGVRIDLIVRGMCCLRPGVVGVSHNIQVRSIIGRFLEHSRVFYFLNGGDEKLYLSSADWMERNLDRRVETCFPVEGKKLITRVKKELEGFLTDNTQSWVLQSDGGYLRNSPSGNQNPRNVQNALLERLGSPTAR
- the trxA gene encoding thioredoxin TrxA, whose protein sequence is MSEYINNVSDSSFEQDVLQADGPVLVDYWAEWCGPCKMIAPVLDEIAKEYEGKLKVCKLNIDENQETPPKYGVRGIPTLMLFKNGNVEATKVGALSKSQLAAFLDSNI
- the ppx gene encoding exopolyphosphatase, yielding MRPPAAEPSPMIAALDLGSNSFHMVLARTSNGEMRIIERLGEKVQLAAGIDENRMLDDDAMQRGLDCLRRFAQLVNHLPQGTVRVVGTNALREARNRAQFIRQAEAILDHQVEVISGREEARLIYLGVSHTFPSAAGKRLVVDIGGGSTEYIVGQGFDSLLRESLQMGCVSFTQRFFRDGKITAARYAQAYTAARLELMSIEHGLRRLGWQDAVGASGTIRAIGLAIKGAGLSSGQVTSEGLGWLKRKLFKLGEVDKLDMDGIKPDRRAIFPAGLAILEAIFDALELTSMAHSEGALREGVLYDLIGRHHHEDIRDRTLSFLMERYHVDIEQAARVESKALEALDQVSSDWGLDEDWHRELLRWAARIHEVGLDIAHYHYHKHGAYLIEHSDLPGFSRQDQQMLALLVRGHRRNIPSQKFEELSEDGVKLTRLCVLLRFAILFHHIRGPQQAPAFTLKAGDNSLDVAFPEGWLENNPLTQADFALEAEWLNRIDFTLTVR